From the Panthera leo isolate Ple1 chromosome C1, P.leo_Ple1_pat1.1, whole genome shotgun sequence genome, one window contains:
- the MMACHC gene encoding cyanocobalamin reductase / alkylcobalamin dealkylase isoform X2, translating into MELQVAELKQKIEDTLCPFGFEVYPFQVAWYNALLPPAFHLPLPGPTLAFLVLSTPAMFDRALKPFLQSCHLRLLTDPVDQCVAYHLGRVRKNLPELQMEVIADYEHISGVCIHPRYGGWFAIRGVMLLPGVEVPDLPPTKPLDCVPTRAARITLLEGFNFHWRDWTYRDAVTPQERYSEEQKAYFSTPPAQRLALLGLAQPSEDPSSASPELPFTTLPPKKPQNPSRARGWLSPSISPPASPGP; encoded by the exons ATGGAGCTGCAAGTCGCAGAACTGAAGCAGAAGATCGAGGACACATTGTGCCCTTTTGGCTTCGAGGTTTACCCCTTCCAG GTGGCATGGTATAATGCACTCCTGCCTCCAGCCTTCCACCTACCCCTGCCAGGACCTACCCTGGCCTTCCTGGTACTCAGCACACCTGCCATGTTTGACCGGGCCCTCAAACCCTTCCTGCAGAGTTGCCATCTCCGACTACTGACTGACCCTGTGGACCAGTGTGTAGCCTACCACTTGGGCCGTGTTAGAAAG AACCTCCCAGAGTTGCAAATGGAAGTCATCGCTGACTACGAG CACATATCAGGTGTGTGCATACATCCCCGATACGGAGGCTGGTTTGCCATCCGAGGAGTAATGCTGCTGCCAGGAGTAGAGGTGCCAGATCTGCCACCCACAAAGCCCCTGGACTGTGTACCTACAAGAGCTGCCCGAATCACCCTGCTTGAAGGCTTTAATTTCCACTGGCGTGACTGGACATACCGGGATGCTGTAACACCACAGGAGCGTTACTCAGAAGAACAGAAGGCTTACTTTTCTACTCCACCTGCCCAACGCTTAGCTTTGTTGGGCTTGGCCCAGCCCTCAGAGGATCCTAGCTCTGCATCACCTGAGCTTCCTTTTACCACACTCCCACCCAAGAAGCCCCAGAATCCCAGCAGAGCCCGAGGCTGGCTCAGCCCCAGCATCTCACCACCTGCATCCCCTGGCCCTTGA
- the MMACHC gene encoding cyanocobalamin reductase / alkylcobalamin dealkylase isoform X1, translated as MELQVAELKQKIEDTLCPFGFEVYPFQVAWYNALLPPAFHLPLPGPTLAFLVLSTPAMFDRALKPFLQSCHLRLLTDPVDQCVAYHLGRVRKNLPELQMEVIADYEVHPNRRPKILAQTAAHVAGAAYYYQRKDVEADPWGTQHISGVCIHPRYGGWFAIRGVMLLPGVEVPDLPPTKPLDCVPTRAARITLLEGFNFHWRDWTYRDAVTPQERYSEEQKAYFSTPPAQRLALLGLAQPSEDPSSASPELPFTTLPPKKPQNPSRARGWLSPSISPPASPGP; from the exons ATGGAGCTGCAAGTCGCAGAACTGAAGCAGAAGATCGAGGACACATTGTGCCCTTTTGGCTTCGAGGTTTACCCCTTCCAG GTGGCATGGTATAATGCACTCCTGCCTCCAGCCTTCCACCTACCCCTGCCAGGACCTACCCTGGCCTTCCTGGTACTCAGCACACCTGCCATGTTTGACCGGGCCCTCAAACCCTTCCTGCAGAGTTGCCATCTCCGACTACTGACTGACCCTGTGGACCAGTGTGTAGCCTACCACTTGGGCCGTGTTAGAAAG AACCTCCCAGAGTTGCAAATGGAAGTCATCGCTGACTACGAGGTACACCCCAATCGGCGCCCCAAGATTCTGGCCCAGACTGCAGCCCATGTGGCAGGGGCTGCTTACTACTACCAACGGAAGGATGTGGAGGCTGACCCCTGGGGGACCCAG CACATATCAGGTGTGTGCATACATCCCCGATACGGAGGCTGGTTTGCCATCCGAGGAGTAATGCTGCTGCCAGGAGTAGAGGTGCCAGATCTGCCACCCACAAAGCCCCTGGACTGTGTACCTACAAGAGCTGCCCGAATCACCCTGCTTGAAGGCTTTAATTTCCACTGGCGTGACTGGACATACCGGGATGCTGTAACACCACAGGAGCGTTACTCAGAAGAACAGAAGGCTTACTTTTCTACTCCACCTGCCCAACGCTTAGCTTTGTTGGGCTTGGCCCAGCCCTCAGAGGATCCTAGCTCTGCATCACCTGAGCTTCCTTTTACCACACTCCCACCCAAGAAGCCCCAGAATCCCAGCAGAGCCCGAGGCTGGCTCAGCCCCAGCATCTCACCACCTGCATCCCCTGGCCCTTGA
- the PRDX1 gene encoding peroxiredoxin-1, producing the protein MSSGNAKIGHPAPNFKATAVMPDGQFKDISLSDYKGKYVVFFFYPLDFTFVCPTEIIAFSDRAEEFKKLNCQVIGASVDSHFCHLAWINTPKKQGGLGPMNIPLVSDPKRTIAQDYGVLKADEGISFRGLFIIDEKGILRQITVNDLPVGRSVDETLRLVQAFQFTDKHGEVCPAGWKPGSDTIKPDVQKSKEYFSKQK; encoded by the exons ATGTCTTCAGGAAATGCCAAAATTGGGCATCCTGCCCCCAACTTCAAAGCCACGGCTGTTATGCCAGATGGCCAGTTCAAAGACATCAGCCTCTCTGACTACAAAG gaaaATACGTTGTGTTCTTCTTTTACCCTCTTGATTTCACCTTTGTGTGCCCCACGGAGATCATTGCTTTCAGTGACAGAGCggaagaatttaagaaactgaACTGCCAAGTGATTGGTGCTTCTGTGGATTCTCATTTCTGTCACCTGGCATG GATCAACACACCCAAGAAACAAGGAGGACTGGGACCCATGAACATTCCCTTGGTATCAGACCCCAAGCGTACCATTGCTCAGGACTATGGAGTCTTAAAGGCTGATGAAGGCATCTCATTCAG GGGCCTCTTTATCATTGATGAGAAAGGTATCCTTCGACAGATCACAGTAAATGACCTTCCTGTCGGCCGTTCTGTGGATGAGACTCTGAGACTAGTTCAGGCCTTCCAGTTTACTGACAAGCATGGGGAAG TGTGCCCAGCTGGCTGGAAGCCTGGCAGTGATACCATCAAGCCTGATGTCCAGAAGAGCAAAGAATATTTCTCTAAGCAGAAGTGA